DNA sequence from the Amblyraja radiata isolate CabotCenter1 unplaced genomic scaffold, sAmbRad1.1.pri S109, whole genome shotgun sequence genome:
TGGAGTTcccaatcggccacttcctagttGAGCAAGGGACTGTAACGCCaattgcatccctctgcaattggattctcgacttcctcattcacagaccacagtctgttcgtattggtggaaatgtgtcagcctcgataacaatcagcacgggagcacctcaaggctgagtgctcagccccctgctgtactcactctatactcatgactgtgtagccggtcacagtgcgaactccatcatcaggttcgctgacgccactactgttgtgggacgtatcactgatggggatgagtcagagtatagaagagagatcgagcaactgtccatatggtgccagcgcaataacctggccctcaacaccagcaaaaccaaggtattgattgtggactttggaaggagtaggatggggacccacagtcccgtttatatcaacgggtcgatggttgaaagggtcaagaacttcaaattcctgggcgtgcacatctctgaagatctctcctggtcccagaacactgatgcaattatcaagaaagctcatcagcgtctctacttcctgagaagagtcggtttgtcaaggaggactctctctaacttctacaggtgcacagtagagagcatgctaaccggttgcatcgtgacttggttcggaaacttgagcgtcCGGGTGCGGGAAATACTAcacaaagtagtaaacactgcccagtccatcatcagctctgacctccccaccatcgaggggatttatcgcagtcgctgcctcaaaaaggctgtcagtatcatcaaagacccacaccatcctggccacacactcatctccctgctaccttcaggtagaaggtacaggagcctgaagactgcaacgtccaggttcaggaatagctacttccccacagccatcaggctattaaacctggctcggacaaaactctgaacattcaagttcaagttcaagtgagtttattgtcatgtgtccctgataggacaatgaaattcttgctttgcttcagcacacagaacatagacggcattgactacagaacagatccgtgtgtccatataccataatataaatatatgcacaaacatgaataaataaactgataaagtgcaaataagagATAACGGgtaatctgggacacatgacaataaactctctagactcttgactcttgataagattgaaacatacaagattgttaagagtttgggcacactagaggcagggaacatgttcccaatgttgggggagtccagaaccaggggccacacacacagtttaagattaagggatgggccatttggaacggagatgaggaaacacttttccacccagagagttgtgagtctgtgggattctctacctcagagagctgtggaggccggttctctgaatgctttcaagagagagctagatagggctcttaaagatagcggagtcaggggatatgaggagaaggcagtgtgtgtgtgtgtgtgtgtgtgtgtgtgtgtgtgtgtgcgcgtgtgtgtgtgtgtgtgtgtgtgtgtgtgtgtgtgtgtgtgtgtgtgtgtgtgtgtgtgtgtgtgtgtgtgtgtgtgtgtgtgtgtgtgtgtgtgtgtgtgtgtgtgtgtgtgtgggggggggacttCCATGGAAAGAGGAACAACACAGAACACTACGGCAGAAACAGGAAATTGCCAAACTCCTGCGACGGCCAGGTCATACACCTGATAAACAAGCCTCTTAAATCTCCTTTTAAGATATGCCCTCCTGACATTAAAGCCGTGCGCTTGAAGTGGGGAGGAGCAAGGAGTTAGCTGTCAGTAACGCCGCCTTTGACTGGACTCAAGTCAGCTGAAGCTGAAAGCAGGAAGCGCGGctcagtgtgtgagtgagagtcgcCGAGACGGACGCTGCCCGCACGGGATGGAGCTGCCGACGCTAACCGCGATCGCCTTTTACCTCGTCATATCCACGGGTGAGAGTCGCTCTGTCAGACCGACAACGCGGTGGTTTGTGTCGCCGAGCGGGTTCCGGGGAAcggcagaattcaattcaaaccaAGTGTGTACACACGGGCCGGGAGaagagtggctgtggagaggatgtttccacttcgtGGGGGGAGTAtaggacaagagggcacagcctcggaatttaCTGATGATGGGCGttagtcggcactgggcctgtactcgctggagtttagaagaacgaggggggaacgtcattgaaacttacagcatagtgaaaggcctggatagagtggatgtggagaggatgtttccactagtgcgagagtctaggaccagagggcacagccgcggaaataaaagaacgttcttataggaagatgaggaggaatttatttacccagtgggtggtgaatctgtggaattgccacagaaggctgtggaggccacaagtcagtagatatatttaaggcatatATAGATAGATCGTTGATTAgaccgggtgtcaggggctatggggagaaggcaggagaatggggttagcagggagatatagatcagccgtgattgaatggcggggtagccaaattctgctcctaccacttgtgAACTTTCCCCGGCTCTCATGCGCGATTCTCATCCTCAGTCGGGTCGCAGGGATTTACCGTCGAGCCGGCACAGAGCGACTTATATGTCCCCATCGGGGGAGACGCGGAGTTCACGGTGCGGCCGGCAGGTGCTATCGAAAGCGGAACCTGGCTTTTCAAAGGGATAACGATCGTCTCGTGGGTCAGAACATTCTCGTCGATCCATGTTGCTTACAGGTCACGGGTGGATTTAAACTCCACCAGCGGGTCGCTGGAGCTGAAGTCGGTGAACGAGTCGGACAACGGGGATTACACAGTGTCACTCACTGATGTTGGCGGCGTCCAAGCTTCAGCGACCATCACACTGCACGCACTCGGTGAGTTTGACTTCCATTTTGTTCAATCATTAACTCTCGAATAATGATTGTCATTTCGTTATTGCGGTGAGTGTAAGATGTgctcgaaatgctggagtaactcagcgggtcaggcaggcagcatctctgtggagaacgtggacaggtacaaagtgctggagtaactcagcgggtcaggcaggcagcatctctgtggagaacgtggacaggtacaaagtgctggagtaactcagcgggtcaggcagccagcatctctgtggagagcgtggacaggtacaaagtgctggagtaactcagcgggtcaggcaggcagcatctctgtggagagcgtggacaggtacaaagtgctggagtaactcagcgggtcaggcagcatctctgtggagaacgtggacaggtacaaagtgctggagtaactcagtgggtcaggcaggcagcatctctgtggagagaagtgataggtgacgtttcgggtcgagtcccttctaaaGGGTACTTGAAGTTATATTGTGAGGTTTGGAAAGTGTTGCGTGTGTTAGTTTCCTCCACCGTGCGTTTAAATATTATCGCTGTTTCTTTATCACCCTGATGGAATTTTATTTATCAGTACTTCCTTCTTCACCGTTGGCCTGCGGTGACTTGATATTCACTTCCGCCTTCATAGACAATagccagtagacaataggtgcaggaggaggccattcgaccattcgagcctgcatcgccattcaatttgatcatggctgatcatcccaaatcagtcccctgtattctccccatatcccccgactcagctatctttaagaactctatttcCCCATTTGTTACATttgtcatagcaaaaggatttgagtataggagcatggaggttccactgcagttgtacaggatcttggtgagaccacacctggagtattgtgtacagatttggtctcctaatctgaggaaggacatcgttgccgtagagggagtatagagaaggttcaccagactgattcctgggatgtcaggactttcatatgaagaaagactggatagactcggcttgtactcgctagaatttagaagattgagggggatctgatagaaacttacaaaattcgttgCAGCACCTGCGGTCTCTGTAGCCCGATATGTGAAGTATTCGGGCAGGTATTAGTTAGTGGTCGCGGGGTGACCCATGCCGGTAATGAATCATCTCGCTGTGTTTTAACAGAACATGTCTCTCAGCCTGTGATCACATCCACTGACACCCGCCCTGTAGAACACAATGACACGGTGATTTTAGAGTGCGTGGCCGTGGGCACGGATGTCTCTTATGCCTGGTCCAGGAACGGCCTAACGCTTAGCACGGGCGGCCGGCTGGTCTTGAGTAACGGCAACAGCACTCTCACCATCTCCGGCGTGCTCAGATCGGACAAAGAGTTCACCTGCACTGGGTCCAACCCGGTCAACACAAACACCAGCGATCCATTCCTGCTGGACGTCAGCTGTAAGTGGTCACCACGGTGGCGGGTCCGATCTAGTGGACGGTCGCTTCTGCATCGTCCCAATCATGGAGGCGCGGGGACTGGATGCGAGGGACAATGGGGGTTTGAGACAACAATCTCCGCCAATAATATCACTGGTCCATGAGGGGGAATGGAAGATGATTCTTccccaaaaaacacagagtgctggagtaactcagcgggtctggcagcatctctgtggagaacatggataggtacaaagtgctggtgtaactcagcgggtcaggcggcataaaacgatataaccatataacaattacaacaaggaaacaggccttgtCGACCCTACAAGACCGTGCCGAAAAATTatgttcccctagtcccatctgcctgtactcagaccataaccctccattcctttctcatccatatacctatccaatttatttttaaatgataaaatcgaacctgcctccaccacttccactggaagctcattccacacagctaccacactctgagtaaagaagttccccctcatgttacccctaaacctctgtaccttaattctgaagtcatgtcctcttgtttgaatcttccctactctcaatgggaaaagcttgtccacgtcaactctgtctatccctctcatcattttaaggacctctatcaagtccccccttaaccttctgcgctccagagaataaagacctaacttgttcaacctttctctgtaacttagttgctgaaacccaggcaacattctagtaaatctcctctgtgctctctctattttgttgacatgcttcctataattgggcgaccaaaattgtacaccatactccagaatttgcctcaccgatgccttgtacaattttaacattacatcccaacttctatactcaatgctctgatttataaaggctagcataccaaaagctttctttaccaccctatctatctgagattccaccttcagggaactatctgTGGAGAACTCTGTGGAGAACTTGGacaggtcccactgagttactccagcacctttgtgtccatttgtgaatggacctgcatctgcagttccttttctcaaAACATTTTGCAATTGGCAGCGACTAAATTCAATCTCAGCCCATCGCCCCCGGATCGCAGTCCACCTGATTCTCTGGGTGTTATCTCTCGGTCATTTGCTTggtctcagcggacaggcagcatctctgtagagaagcaatttgtgacgtttcggatcgagacccttcctcaagctgtcagcgggtggtgaatctttgggattcgttgccacatacggctgtggaggccaagtcggtggacaatatgaaggcagagatagatagacagatagatagatagatagatagatagatagatagatagatagagagagagagagagagagagagagagagagagagagagagagagagagagtatcaGCTAGGAGATAGAGATAGCTAGTAGAGAATAGATGTCCCAACTTTAATCATGATAGATAGATCGTAGATATATCTCGCTCGCTCTACTCGACCcgctcgctcgctctctcgctcCTCGCCTcgctaggtaggtaggtaggtaggtaggtagacaggtaggtaggtaggtaggtagacaggtagacagacagacagacagacagacagacagacagacagacagacagacagacagacagacagacagacagacagacagacagacagacagacagacagacagacagacagatagatagatagatagatagatagatagatagatagatagatagatagatagatagatagatagatagatagatagatagatagatagatagatagatagatagatagatagatagatttttgattagtttaggggttatggggtcaaggcgggagaggtagatcagccatgattgaatggcggagatggcgtgatgggccgaatggcctaattctgctcctatcactgatgaagatgaaattggatagacacaaaatgctggagtaacacagcgggcaggcagcatctctgcatcatTTAACTGGAGATGGATTGTTTCCATTCCTATGCCCTGTAGACTAGTCTGGACTGTAGGCTAGTCTGGTGAGGCCTCGGTCTAGTGTCTGTCTGCATCCGTCTAGTAGTCGCCTGGTGGCGGGATGGAGATTTCCTTTCGCAGCCcatccgctccccccccccccccccccccccccccccccccctaatggaAGGAAGTCTACCGACTCCACTCTGAATTGTCTTCTAGACGGACCGGAAAGTGTTCAGATATCCGTCAGCCCCGACCAGGCCGATCACACCTCTGGCTCGGACGCCTCTCTCACCTGTTCTGCAGTTTCCAATCCCGCCCCGGAATATCAATGGCTCTTCAATGGGCTGTTCCAACAAAGCGGGCAGCAACTAGTCATTGCGGCCCTTGGCGTCAATGACACGGGACCATACACCTGCCAGGTGTTTAACGATGTGACCAAAAGGTCAAGTTCCTCTTCGCGAAACATCGCCGTCCTCGGTAAGTATTAAGtctatggaggttgggaggtcatgttgcagttgtacaagacgttgttgTGTCCGcactcagagtattgtgttcagttctgggcaccaagttataggaactatattatagacaatagacaatagacaataggggcagtagtagaggctgttcggcccttcgagccagcatcaacaTTCAATgtagtcatggctgatcatccccaatcagtaccccgttcctgccttctccccatatcccctgactccactatctataagagccctatctagctctctcttgaaagtatccagagagccgacctccgccgccctctgaggcagagaatcacacagactcacaactctctgtgtgaaaaagtgtttcctcgtctccgttctaaatggcttaccccttattcttaaactgtgtgtgtggcccctggttctggactcccccaacatcgggaacatgtttccgtaGAAACTGTGATGCAACTACATCTGCACTTTGCTTCATTGTTCGATCACAAAGGTTATCATGATGGTTGTAAAATATAGTGCGTTTGTTAGCAATTCCTTTCAAAGATTCTGCATCAGCAATTTATTTGCCTTGTGACACCGAGCAGCAAGCAACAagagatttggatgaagggattcaaagtaatattagcaaattttcagatgacacaaagctgggtggcagtgtgagctgtgaggaggatgctatgagaatgcagggtgacttggacaggttgggggagtgggcagatgcatggcagatgcagtttaatgcggataaatgtgaggttatccactttggtagcaaacacAGGTAGGCAGataactatctaaatggcgtcaagttgggaaagggggaatctggaggtccttgttcatcagtctatgaaagtaagcatgcacatacagcaggcaatgaagagagccaatcaggcctttataataagaggagttgaatatcggagcaaagcggtccttctgcagtggtacagggccctagtgataccacacctggagtattgtgtgcagctgaggtcccctaatttgaggaaggacattcttgctattcagggagtgcaacgtaggtttaccaggttaagctccaggatggcgggactgtcatatgctgaaagaatgggtcgactaggcttgtattcactggaatttagaaggatgagaggcgatcttacagaaacatatacaattcttaaataattggacaggctagatagatggtggggaggtcggcaTTTGTGATggacctttgatggtggggaggtcagcatcTATGATgggcctttgatggtggggaggtcagtacctgtgatggaccgggcagtgtccaccattgCCTGGTTGGTGTTGGGAAGACacttttcctgaacctggacgccaGTTTCCGCTAACACGTTCTCATTCCGCACTGTCGCCATCTTTCATTAATCCGCCACCTTCTGTGTTTTGTTCCTTACTCACCTGTGCAAtaaccaccaccttctgtgtttttaacagagcctgtttccacacccaaTATCACCTCCAATGCCAGCAGCTTCATAGAGCACAATGACACCGTGGTCTTGACCTGTGTCGCGACAGGGACTGACGTCTCTTACACGTGGAGTGAAGACAATAGCGTGATATCTAACGGCGGCAGGTTTGAACTGAGCGCCTCTAACAACACACTCACCATTACCGGAGTATTGCGGTCGGACGGGCCGATCATTTGCCTCGCCTCCAACGCGGTTAGCGCGAAGATAAGCGAGCCGTTCCCTCTCAATGTCTTTTGTAAGTGGCCGGGCCATCATTCATCACTtgttacctgtcctgctgagcgagATGAttcaggggagagagggcaatgggtgggaggggtgggggcatTGGGGGAAAATGGAaactattgtcaagcttgaaagggctcagagaacatttgcgaggatgttgccaggactagagggtgtgagctatagggagaggttggggcagggctgggactctattccatggaacgcaGAAAGAtgcggggagatcttatagaggtgtacaaaatcaagagaggaatagatcgggtagatgcacagagcctcttgcctagAGAAGGGGGATCGAGCAccagaggaattcattgccacagaaggcggtgcagGCCTAATCAATTGAGATTTTTAATGCAaaggtagatagatttttgatcagtaagggtgtcagtggttatggggagaaggcgggcaaatggggctgggagggagagatagaacagccgtgattgattggcggagtagacttgatgggctgaatggcacaaTTGTGCTCCGATCGCTTATGAGGTGATCATTGGGCCGCTGGTATTCACAGAAAGAACAACTATTGCAATACCTCTTCAGCAGGACTTGTAGCAACCTTCACCTGACCTGTTGTGAGTCTACTCCTGCCATGCAACATCTTGCTTTTGCCACATCTAGCTTCTGCCTTGAATGAACTCTCAGCGTCTTCTGCAAAATCCAACCAATTGCAAATTTCCTAATTCAAAAATCTATTATTTCTACTCAATCAATTGTGATCCATTATTGCTGACACAAGTCTGGAAGCTTTCGGGTGTGAAAAGAGCCATGGGCATATTTGagttaatatagaaacatagacacgtccattcaatttgatcatccaaaatcagttaccccgttcccgccttctccccatatcccttgaatcaattagccctaagagctaaatctaactctctcttgaaaatatctagtgatttgacctccactgccttctgtggcagtgaattccacaaattcacaactctctggtaaaaatgtattcctcatctcagtaatTAATGGCCAAcctcttatacttaaactgtgaccatggCTCTGGACTCCTCCGATATGGAGAACATTTCACTctacaactagcctgtccaatccattaagaattttattttttccataagatcccctcatcctaatttccaatgaatacaagcccagtccattcattctttcatcatatttaaGAGAGAGGATATTTACAAATATGtaagattcttaagggattggacagatctgaggaaatacattcttgtaatgcagagaaggttcatcagactgattcctgggatggaaggactttcatatgaagaaagactggatagactcggcttgtactcgctagaatttaggagattgaggggggatcttatagaaacgtacaaaattcttaaggggttcgacagctagatgcaggaagattgtccccgatgttagGGAGTCCAGGAAAAggagtcaaagtttaaggatattggggaaatcctttgggaccgagatgagaaaagcatttttcacacacagagagtggtgaatctgtggaactctctgccacagaaggtagttgaggccagttaatttgctatatttaagagggagttagatgtggcccttgtggctaaagggatcagggggtatggagagaaggcaggtacaggatactgagttggatgatcagccatgatcatattgaatggcggtgctggctcgaagggccgaatggcctactcctgcacctattatatgtgtgtttgtggttactgttcgatgttctgtgttctatgttatgTGATTATGTTCTACACAGTACCTCGTGTGTCTTGTTGACCCGGTACATTGACCGCCGTGTTGGTGAGCGCTTCTTGAGGTGATggtccactctccctcctcccgcttcccttctccctcccttctcccacttCCTCACATTCACCACAATCCCTTGTTCTTTTGTCGCTTTGTGCGTTTGTTGTAGACGGGCCGGATATTCCGATTATAATTCCTGAACCCGACACCCCTGCTTACACTCCCGGGACCGACGTCACTTTAACCTGTTATGCACAGTCTAAACCAGCTGCTATGTTGAGCTGGTACCTTCAAGGTGTCTTGGTCCATAGTGGAGACAAACTCAACATTCCCAATGTTTCCAGTAAAGATATTGGGAGATATGTCTGTCAGGCCTTTAACGATGTGACCGGAAGGTACATTTCCTCATCAATAGAAGTCGATGTTCTGGGTAGGTACAACATGTCTTTATTTTGCTTGTCGTCGAGTGTATAATGTTGATGCCGAACACTGATTCATTGATCTAAGCGGCAAGATTTGATGAAATATATCAATCAACTATCGTGATTTTTCATATTGTACAAAAATTATGTTGATTACACAAATCCATCTCGTGATTTCATCCCcgttgataatagacaatagacaataggtgcaggagtagaggccattcggcccttcgagtcagcaccgccattcaatatgatcatggctgatcgtcccctatcaataacccgtgcctgccttcacaccatattccttgatttcactagccccagagctctatctaactctctcttaaatccatccggtgacttggcctccactgccctctgtggcagggaattccacaaattcacaactctctgggtgaaaaagtttttttttcgcctcagtcttaaatgacctcccctttattctaagactgtggctcctggttttggactcgcccaacattgggaacatctttcctgcatctagcttggccagtccttttataatgttatatgtttctataagatgccccctcatccttttaaactccagtgaatacaaacctagtcttatCTATCTTTCTCGAGCTCTCATTCTGCCGATCAAGTCTACCCAGCCTTTCAATCATGGAGGATCAATCTCTCTTTCAGGCCCCCATTGACCGGCCTTCCCCccgcaacccctgacacccgcacttatcaacaatccatctatctctgcattacatatatccactgacttgtggcctccaccgccgtctgtggcaacgaatcccacagatttatcaccctctgactaaatacattcctcctcagctccttccatataaccatataaccatataacaattacagcacggaaacaggccatctcgacccttctagaccgtgccgaacacgtattctcccctggtcccatatacctgcactcagaccattaccctccattactttcccgtccatataactatccaatttatttttaaattataaaaacgaacctgcctccaccaccttcactggaagctcattccacacagccaccactctctgagtaaagaagtcccccctcatgttacccctaaacttctgtcccttaattctcaagtcgtgtcctcttgtttgaatcttccctactctcaatgggaaaagcttatccacgtcaactctgtctaaccctctcatcattttaaagacctctatcaagtccccccttaaccttctgcgctccaaagaataaagacctaacttgttcaacctttctctgtaacttagttgctgaaacccaggcaacattctagtaaatcgtttgttgacatctttcctataatttggcgaccagaattgtacaccatactccagaattggcctcaccaatgccttgtacaattttaacattacatcgcaACTTCTATGcataatgctctgatttataaaggccagcataccaaaagctttctttaccacactatctacatgagattccaccttcagggaactatgcacagttattcctagatccctctgttcaactgcattcctcaattcgctactatttaccatgtacgtcctattttgatttgttctgccaagatgtagcacctcacacttatcagcattaaactccatctgccatctttcagcccactcttccaaatggcctaaatctctctgtagactttgaaaatctacttcattatccacaacgccacctatcttagtatcacggtgccccgaactgaacacaatactctaaaagcggtctcaccaatgtcgtgtacaactgcaacatgacctcccaagatCTAACACTACATCTGTTTATGATTAGAATGAATAATTTATTCTCACACGTGACTACTCACAGTGAGGttgtttgttttgcatacccaggGTAATTAAGGGCGCCAAGGCCATGCTTAATCTTTGGGGAATGTTTAACATCTATCATAAAGGATTGTAATCATGATAGATTTCGGAGAGGattttttccactagtgggagagtctaggaccagag
Encoded proteins:
- the LOC116969125 gene encoding carcinoembryonic antigen-related cell adhesion molecule 1-like is translated as MIGTPASDRKKTLSGLEFPIGHFLVEQGTLKLKAGSAAQCVSESRRDGRCPHGMELPTLTAIAFYLVISTVGSQGFTVEPAQSDLYVPIGGDAEFTVRPAGAIESGTWLFKGITIVSWVRTFSSIHVAYRSRVDLNSTSGSLELKSVNESDNGDYTVSLTDVGGVQASATITLHALEPVSTPNITSNASSFIEHNDTVVLTCVATGTDVSYTWSEDNSVISNGGRFELSASNNTLTITGVLRSDGPIICLASNAVSAKISEPFPLNVFYGPDIPIIIPEPDTPAYTPGTDVTLTCYAQSKPAAMLSWYLQGVLVHSGDKLNIPNVSSKDIGRYVCQAFNDVTGRYISSSIEVDVLEPVGNVSLRSTNSYPVEQRDSVLLTCSSHGTHLKREWFFNNRPIRHNDRITISGDILLIDPVNVADTGVYKCIVSNGLNNDSAETYLEVLRKYRGIPSM